The Microcoleus sp. bin38.metabat.b11b12b14.051 genome includes a window with the following:
- the xth gene encoding exodeoxyribonuclease III has product MKIATWNVNSIRTRIEHVTNWLQTNQIDVLCLQETKVIDKDFPLQPFLDIGYNCYISGQKSYNGVAIFSRSPMSQLSAGFSPILGDATVGSFDEQKRLIAGVIDDICIISVYVPNGSEVGSEKYLYKLHWLKLLQEYLKIALDKSPNLCICGDFNIVPDDRDIHNPKAAANSVGLSVAERQALTEITELGLSDPFRKFTSEGGHYSWWDYRAAAFPRNNGWRIDHHYLSPPLYETAKSCIIDTAPRKLVKPSDHTPVIVEI; this is encoded by the coding sequence ATGAAAATCGCCACCTGGAACGTCAACTCAATTCGCACCCGCATCGAACACGTTACTAACTGGTTGCAAACCAACCAAATCGACGTTCTCTGCTTGCAAGAAACCAAAGTTATAGACAAAGACTTTCCCCTGCAACCCTTCCTCGACATCGGCTACAACTGTTACATTTCCGGTCAAAAATCCTACAACGGCGTCGCTATTTTTAGCCGATCGCCCATGTCACAACTCAGCGCCGGATTTTCCCCCATTCTCGGCGACGCAACAGTCGGCAGCTTCGACGAACAAAAGCGCCTCATAGCCGGGGTTATAGACGATATTTGCATCATTTCCGTATACGTTCCCAACGGTTCCGAGGTCGGTTCCGAGAAGTATCTATACAAGCTACATTGGCTCAAACTACTGCAAGAATACCTCAAAATAGCACTAGACAAATCGCCCAACCTGTGCATTTGTGGCGACTTCAATATCGTGCCGGACGATCGAGATATTCACAATCCCAAAGCTGCTGCAAACTCCGTTGGCTTATCAGTAGCCGAACGCCAAGCATTAACAGAAATCACCGAATTAGGATTAAGCGATCCCTTTCGCAAATTCACATCAGAAGGCGGACATTATAGCTGGTGGGACTATCGCGCCGCCGCATTTCCCCGCAACAACGGCTGGAGAATCGACCACCATTATCTCAGCCCTCCCCTCTACGAAACAGCAAAAAGTTGTATAATAGATACTGCTCCCAGAAAATTAGTTAAACCCAGCGACCACACCCCCGTAATTGTCGAAATTTGA
- a CDS encoding SDR family oxidoreductase, with amino-acid sequence MFLVTGATGALGRRIVREIRQQDKPVRAFVRLASRYSELENRGAEIFIGDLKQDKDIKKACQGVQYIISTHGTGGDVQAVHYRANIELIDCAKEAGVEHFVFLSVLGVDRGYEDSAVFKAKREVEKYLQNSGLNYTILRPAGFASSLLPLAERFRETGLYLLIGDGKNRTSVVSTDDLAKIAVDSPTVEGARNQILTVGGPDVLTRDDIARIFGRLFNREPMVINPPLMVFDGLRNAVGLLNPQAQKGLGTLRVLLGNEFFCTPEEVQKLESIYGMRMESLESFLRRNLSV; translated from the coding sequence ATGTTCTTAGTAACTGGAGCAACAGGCGCCCTAGGCCGCCGAATAGTACGAGAAATCAGACAGCAAGATAAACCTGTCCGCGCATTTGTTCGCCTCGCCTCTCGGTACTCAGAACTAGAAAACCGAGGCGCAGAAATTTTTATCGGTGACTTGAAACAAGACAAAGATATCAAAAAAGCTTGCCAAGGAGTGCAGTATATCATTAGCACCCACGGCACCGGCGGCGACGTTCAAGCAGTACACTACCGCGCTAACATAGAGCTAATCGACTGCGCCAAAGAAGCCGGAGTTGAGCATTTTGTCTTTCTTTCTGTCCTCGGAGTCGATCGCGGATACGAAGATTCCGCAGTATTCAAAGCCAAGCGAGAAGTCGAAAAATACCTGCAAAACAGCGGATTAAATTATACCATTTTGCGGCCTGCTGGTTTCGCTTCGAGTTTGCTGCCCCTCGCTGAAAGATTTCGAGAAACCGGACTGTACCTGCTGATTGGTGACGGCAAAAACCGCACATCTGTTGTCAGTACCGACGACTTGGCAAAGATTGCAGTAGACTCGCCAACAGTCGAAGGCGCCCGCAACCAAATCTTAACAGTCGGCGGCCCGGACGTTTTGACTAGAGACGACATTGCCCGCATTTTCGGACGCTTGTTCAATCGCGAACCGATGGTAATTAACCCGCCGCTGATGGTATTTGACGGCTTGCGAAATGCCGTCGGTTTGTTGAATCCTCAAGCTCAAAAAGGCTTAGGTACCTTACGCGTATTGCTGGGTAACGAATTTTTCTGCACTCCCGAAGAAGTGCAAAAATTGGAGTCAATCTACGGTATGAGAATGGAATCCCTAGAAAGCTTTTTGCGCCGCAATTTAAGCGTTTAA
- the sigC gene encoding RNA polymerase sigma factor SigC, producing the protein MPATSFYAEAEFDEQLRVNPLQDVDVLDEDAEEAGDEPIDQDSAETEDADTASKLQKNASRRTTDLVRLYLQEIGRVRLLGRDEEVSEAQKVQRYIKLLELRNTVASQEEGLIARFVHLIEVRDRLSAQLGHKPSLERWALTAGVSDVPELKRIMSEGKREWAELAEMTVEVIERIQTEGVEAKDHMIKANLRLVVSVAKKYQNRGLELLDLIQEGTLGLERAVEKFDPTRGYRFSTYAYWWIRQGITRAIATQSRTIRLPVHITEKLNKIKKAQRKISQEKGRTATIEDIAVELDMTAPQVREVLLRVPRSVSLETKVGNEKDTELGDLLETDSISPEEMLMREALHRDLQQLLADLTSRERDVILMRFGLGDGHPYSLAEIGRALDLSRERVRQIEAKALQKLRQPKRRNRVRDYLESLG; encoded by the coding sequence ATGCCAGCCACCTCTTTTTACGCTGAAGCTGAATTCGACGAACAACTGCGAGTCAATCCCTTGCAAGATGTAGATGTGTTGGATGAAGATGCTGAAGAAGCTGGAGACGAACCCATCGACCAAGACTCAGCAGAGACAGAAGACGCAGACACAGCATCGAAATTGCAAAAAAATGCTAGTCGCCGCACCACCGATCTAGTGCGCCTGTACTTACAAGAAATTGGTCGAGTGCGTCTATTGGGTAGAGACGAAGAAGTCTCGGAAGCTCAAAAAGTTCAGCGCTATATCAAATTGTTGGAATTGCGGAACACGGTGGCCTCCCAAGAAGAAGGGCTAATTGCACGCTTCGTACATTTAATTGAGGTGCGCGATCGCCTGTCTGCACAATTGGGACACAAACCATCTTTGGAACGCTGGGCATTAACTGCTGGCGTCAGTGACGTGCCAGAACTCAAGCGAATTATGTCCGAAGGGAAGCGGGAGTGGGCAGAATTAGCAGAGATGACCGTCGAGGTGATCGAAAGAATTCAAACGGAAGGGGTCGAAGCTAAAGACCACATGATTAAGGCGAACCTGCGCCTAGTGGTTTCGGTGGCGAAAAAATATCAAAATCGCGGTTTAGAATTGCTCGATTTAATACAAGAAGGAACTCTGGGACTGGAGCGAGCTGTCGAAAAATTCGACCCGACTCGCGGTTATCGGTTTAGCACCTACGCCTACTGGTGGATTCGCCAGGGAATTACCCGGGCGATCGCTACTCAAAGCCGGACGATCCGCCTCCCCGTCCACATCACCGAAAAACTTAACAAAATCAAGAAAGCCCAGCGCAAAATTTCTCAAGAAAAAGGTCGCACAGCGACTATTGAAGATATCGCTGTCGAGTTAGACATGACAGCCCCCCAAGTCCGAGAAGTTTTGCTGCGAGTCCCCCGCTCTGTTTCTCTGGAAACTAAAGTAGGGAACGAAAAAGATACAGAGTTGGGCGACTTGCTCGAAACCGACAGCATCTCCCCAGAAGAAATGCTGATGCGAGAAGCTCTGCACCGCGACTTGCAGCAATTGCTGGCAGATTTGACCAGCCGCGAGCGAGATGTAATTCTGATGCGCTTTGGTTTGGGCGACGGACACCCCTACTCGCTGGCAGAAATCGGTCGCGCTCTGGACTTGTCCCGCGAGCGAGTCCGCCAAATCGAAGCTAAAGCTTTACAAAAACTCCGCCAACCCAAGCGACGCAACCGCGTGCGCGACTATCTGGAGTCTTTGGGTTAA
- a CDS encoding transcriptional repressor, which produces MALYTASSFKAELNDKGWRMTPQRETILQVFQNLPKGNHLSAEDLYTLLKNRGENISLSTIYRTLKLMARMSLLRELELAEGHKHYEINQPYPHHHHHLVCVQCNRTIEFNNDSILKIGMKQAEKSGLHLLDCQLTIHTVCHEALRMGWPSLVSSNWSCPRSIATNGSSAPDAIE; this is translated from the coding sequence ATGGCACTTTACACCGCGTCCTCATTTAAAGCCGAACTCAATGACAAAGGCTGGCGGATGACTCCCCAACGGGAAACCATCTTGCAGGTGTTTCAGAACCTCCCGAAAGGCAACCACCTGAGTGCCGAGGATTTGTACACTTTGTTAAAAAATAGGGGCGAAAACATTAGCTTGTCCACCATTTACCGAACTTTAAAGTTAATGGCAAGGATGAGCCTGCTCCGCGAACTCGAACTAGCCGAAGGTCACAAACACTATGAAATAAACCAGCCTTACCCGCACCACCACCACCACTTGGTCTGCGTTCAGTGCAACAGAACGATCGAATTTAACAACGATTCGATTTTGAAAATTGGCATGAAGCAAGCTGAAAAGTCTGGGTTACACCTTTTAGACTGCCAGCTAACGATTCATACGGTGTGCCACGAAGCTTTGCGAATGGGATGGCCGTCTTTGGTTTCTAGCAATTGGTCTTGTCCGAGGTCGATCGCCACCAACGGCAGCAGCGCCCCGGATGCAATCGAGTGA
- a CDS encoding peptidoglycan-binding protein, whose product MESLAYLELALVCEAPAPESNIFDAPKWKNLSSQTYLRLLSLAVMLSVLSAAGSAFAQIDPVYPNLRSVQDRLRDLGYFPRASTGQLGSVTKQALTNFQRDYQLSLTGRPDRSTVIVLNSLADGDRPFKTTYTNYSYNELRFGDSGAEVSDLQRRLRQLGYFNTTPTGNFREITLNAVRYFQRVNRLRVNGVADRQTLALLFGSTRPVPPTAPPENISGNGGCKGLRFGDRGATVDLIQRQLKALGYFEGGVDGKFRERTLYAVTRFQQDYNLISDGCADTATLTAIDAQMRAAQITSFSEDDDVQSKAPADVLKLGDRGKQVEVVQRRLQQLGYYRSQIHGWFDRPTEAALSRFQKDRGLFGTGRVDRSTQSALQQGNKPATQALSPGLRRGDTGPAVRQLQSALNSLGKNPGQINGVFGAETERALLSFQQERNLSPATGIATPETLKELQKMSAGRLAVPAVPISGSVNSRRSNTQQLQTKL is encoded by the coding sequence ATGGAATCCCTCGCCTATCTCGAACTTGCTCTGGTTTGCGAAGCACCCGCACCAGAGTCAAACATTTTTGATGCACCCAAGTGGAAAAACCTATCGAGTCAGACTTATTTGCGCTTGCTTTCACTGGCTGTGATGCTGTCAGTTTTGAGCGCGGCAGGTTCGGCTTTTGCTCAAATAGACCCGGTTTATCCCAATTTGCGTTCAGTTCAAGACAGGTTGCGGGATCTCGGCTATTTTCCCAGAGCTTCTACTGGGCAGCTCGGCTCGGTTACGAAACAAGCTCTTACTAACTTTCAGCGAGACTATCAACTGTCGCTAACCGGTAGGCCCGATCGATCTACGGTGATAGTCCTCAACAGTTTGGCTGATGGCGATCGACCTTTTAAAACTACTTATACAAACTATAGCTATAACGAGCTGCGCTTTGGAGACTCGGGTGCAGAGGTTTCGGATCTCCAGCGCAGGTTGCGGCAGCTAGGCTACTTCAACACCACTCCTACAGGGAATTTTCGCGAAATTACTCTCAATGCAGTCAGATACTTTCAGCGAGTCAACCGGCTGCGGGTGAATGGAGTTGCTGACAGACAAACTTTAGCTTTGCTGTTTGGTTCCACCAGGCCCGTTCCCCCGACGGCGCCTCCGGAAAATATTTCGGGAAATGGCGGTTGCAAGGGGCTGCGGTTCGGCGACAGAGGGGCGACGGTAGACTTGATCCAGCGGCAGTTAAAAGCTTTGGGCTATTTTGAAGGTGGCGTTGACGGCAAGTTTCGCGAACGCACTCTCTACGCTGTGACTCGTTTTCAACAAGATTACAATCTGATTTCTGATGGCTGTGCTGACACTGCTACTTTGACTGCGATTGATGCCCAAATGAGGGCTGCTCAAATTACCTCATTTTCTGAGGATGATGACGTGCAAAGCAAGGCGCCAGCAGATGTTTTGAAGTTGGGTGACAGGGGCAAACAAGTAGAAGTTGTGCAGCGGCGGTTGCAACAATTGGGTTATTACAGGAGCCAGATTCACGGTTGGTTCGATCGACCGACGGAAGCAGCTTTGAGCCGGTTTCAGAAAGATCGAGGGCTGTTCGGGACTGGAAGAGTCGATCGCAGCACTCAATCGGCTTTGCAACAAGGTAACAAGCCAGCTACTCAAGCGCTGTCCCCCGGTCTGCGACGGGGCGATACTGGCCCTGCTGTCCGACAGCTTCAATCTGCGCTCAACAGTCTCGGCAAAAACCCCGGCCAGATCAATGGAGTTTTTGGAGCGGAGACTGAGCGGGCCCTGCTGTCGTTTCAGCAGGAACGCAATTTGTCTCCGGCGACGGGTATTGCCACTCCGGAGACTTTGAAGGAATTGCAAAAAATGTCGGCTGGGCGGTTGGCTGTTCCAGCAGTTCCCATTAGTGGCAGTGTTAATTCTCGTCGATCGAACACTCAGCAGTTGCAAACTAAGCTGTAA
- a CDS encoding SH3 domain-containing protein, which produces MNSVYSVFKFLVGFLLAIVLMAGASVAAALYFAAKLTTAPERPVFPNDKTAVQIAAGAKSTAKASPVSTSSDASSPKPLEPGTYRALVTQPIGLILRDSANRDSNRIGGVGYKEKVVVLEDSPDKEWQRIRVEDGNREGWVKGGNTEKVEGE; this is translated from the coding sequence TAGTGGGTTTTCTGCTAGCGATCGTCCTAATGGCAGGCGCTAGCGTAGCTGCTGCACTTTACTTTGCCGCCAAGCTAACTACCGCGCCCGAAAGACCTGTGTTTCCTAACGATAAAACAGCAGTTCAGATCGCCGCCGGGGCCAAGTCAACAGCCAAAGCCAGCCCTGTTTCTACCTCTAGCGATGCCTCGTCTCCGAAACCGCTGGAACCTGGAACTTACCGAGCTTTAGTCACTCAGCCGATCGGTTTAATTCTCCGGGATAGTGCCAACCGCGACTCCAACCGCATTGGCGGTGTTGGTTACAAAGAAAAAGTCGTAGTTTTGGAAGATTCACCGGACAAAGAGTGGCAGCGGATTCGAGTGGAAGATGGCAACCGCGAAGGTTGGGTCAAGGGCGGCAATACCGAAAAAGTAGAAGGCGAGTAA